The stretch of DNA tttgtcgcacgacattttcccatttcgcgaatttttcgccatttcgcggatcttttgaaagattcgcaaatttttcggcgaaacggaacagattcgctcatcactaattataagctCTTTGGAACAGGGATCTCATTCCAATCTGTGAACTTCCTGTGGGGCCACTTTGTTACGCCATTGATTTTGCCCCTCTTAAAGGGGCGGTTGACCTTTAGGTTATtctttagtataatatagaaagcccaattctaagtaacttttcagttggtctccattatttttttttttatagtttttgaatcatttttccttcttcaaactctttgcagcttttaagtGGGGGTCTCTgaacccggcagccaaaactcgattgctctgcaaggctacagttatatcgttattgttaccttttacagtttttttttttcttttcaggtcccctcttattcatatatcagtctctttcaacccaccccctggttgctaaggtaatttggaccttagcaaccagatagctgccaaactATTaattgaagagctgctgaacaaaatgttaaataactaATAAccatactacaaataataaaaagtgaagaccaactgcaaattgtctcagaatattactctctacatcagggatccccaaccttttatacccatgagccacatttaagtggaaaaaacgttggggagcaacacaagcatgaaaaaggttcctggaggtgatagtaagagctataattggctacttaatagcccctatgtggactgtcagcgTACAGAAGGCTccgtttggcattatacttggtttttatgcaaccaaaaactGCCCActtatcagaaattcaaaaatgagcacctactttgaggccatggggagcaacacccaaggggttggggagcaacatgttgctcacgagccactggttggggatcactgctctacatcatagtaaaagttaactcaaagcttTGACTGAGAATACTCATTTGAAACAGCTTTTGGTTTGGTTTTAACTTTACATTCTTAGCTTTGCCAATTGCTACCAATGGAAAATTAAACTGGATGCAATGGCGCCAACCCCGCTGCGGGACTCTGCTTTATGGGAACAGAGGGCAAACAGGGCTGTTTTGGGGGGAGTGTAGTAACGAGGTTCTGCAGGAAGGGGGCAGTGGCTGAGGGAGAAAGCTTAGTTAGAAATCTACAGAGGATACTTTGGtaccaataaagaaaaaaataccatACGCCAACCAGTGCAATGCTCTTATGCCACCTACTGTTCGTGTATTGGTACTGCAGGAGATTAACTCAGcggggaataaaaaaaaagaaacaagataATAACATTAATATCTACATATTCCTTTCCAGGAGAACTAATGTACTGTCCGTATCCCCCTGGCTGGCCCCAATAGTGTGGGAAGGCAACTTCAACATTGATATACTAAATGAACTGTTCCGCCAGGAAAATGTTCGAATTGGCCTTACAGTGTTTGCCATTAAAAAGTAAGTTATGGTTGGTCACAGTGGGACTTTGGGATTTGTCGGCTTGGGAAGGTTGGTGGCTGGAGGTCAATTGGCCACAGAGTCATGGGATATAGGAATCTGGAATACTGCTCCCCAGTCTCGTCCTTCCTTTCACCCATTGGTGCACATCCAGTGGTACTGGACCCCTTTTGTACCGTGTTCCTGCATCAACCTTGGAAGTGTATAGATTCCCTGTATTTCCCATCGTAGAaagcccggggccccaaaaggttGGTACTAGCAGTCTACAGGCATCCTTACGCTACAGTCCATAACACTTGGGCAGGTAGATTCAATACCTGGATGTTCCGTTGATGCTGGTACCCTTATTTCATTCCTATATCCACTCATTATATACAGCTTGGTCATtcccctatgggaccaaactgtaaatgatatccttataaacggtgcttagtgatgtaatccgttataatcagagcttagtggtgtcatttctgtcacatgactcactaaaacttaaataaagtaccccctgttgtaaaatatgaggatattagaagtcacctcggagtccCATGACCTGTACAGTATAACCGCACTTGGCCTTTGGCTTCatgctttatatggtcatggaactcctcggggacttataatatccctatatgttacaatagggggtactttattcactatatattataaggaactcctcggggacttataatatccctatatattacaatagggggtactttattcactatatattataaggaactcctcgggggcttataatatccctatatattacaatagggggtactttattcactatatattataaggaactcctcggggacttataatatccctatatattacaatagggggtactttattcactatatattataaggaactcctcgggggcttataatatccctatatattacaatagggggtactttattcactttatattataaggaactcctcgggggcttataatatccctatatgttacaatagggggtactttattcactatatattataaggaactcctcgggggcttataatatccctatatattacaatagggggtactttattcactatatattataaggaactcctcgggggcttataatatccctatatattacaatagggggtactttattcactatatattataaggaactcctcgggggcttataatatccctatatgttacaatagggggtactttattcactatatattataaggaactcctcggggacttataatatccctatatgttacaatagggggtactttattcactatatattataaggaactcctcggggacttataatatccctatatgttacaatagggggtactttattcactatatattataaggaactcctcggggacttataatatccctatatgttacaatagggggtactttattcactatatattataaggaactcctcggggacttataatatccctatatattacaatagggggtactttattcactatatattataaggaactcctcggggacttataatatccctatatattacaatagtgggtactttattcactatataatacaaaaaaaagccacTAATAACCTATAACTTGTATCCCTGTACCTGATGCTTAGTTCCACCCCATCTAATAACAAACCTTTCTTTGTTTCACAGATACATAAGGTTTCTCAAAACGTTCATTGAAACGGCCGAGAAGTTCTTCATGGTGGGATACCCTGTCAACTACTACATCTTCACTGATCTAGTCGGCAACGTAACTAATTTTAACATGACGGTTGGCCCGAGAAAGCAACTTATCTTCCTTGAGGTCCCCAGTTACAAGCGGTGGCAGGACGTCACCATGAGACGCATGCAGATGATTCGCGACTTCACTAAGCAGCGTTTTGCCTCCGAGGTGGACTACTTGGTGTGCGTGGATGTGGACATGAGATTCCAAGACCACGTTGGCGTAGAGATCCTCAGTGATGTGTTTGGGACTTTACACCCGGCGTTCTTTGTTAAAGGGAGGGACAAATTTACATTTGAACGAAGGCCGGAGTCTCAAGCCTACATCCCTGAAGATGAAGGAGACTTTTATTATGCGGGGGGTTATTTTGGAGGAAAAGTAGAAGAGGTCTACAAGCTGACCAACCACTGCCATCATGCTATGCTCACCGACAAAGCAAATAACATTGAAGCGATCTGGCACGATGAGAGTTACTTGAACAATTACTTTCTATATTACAAAAAGCCTACTAAGATCCTCTCTCCGGAGTATCTGTGGAACGAGAGGGATGGGACCGCATTCTACCTGAGAAAGAGAAGGCTCATTTCACTTCATAAAAATGCAGATGAAGTCCGGAACTAACTTTTATAACTATAATAATGTGATTTAGGTACCTTTGTCACCCTGCACTACCCTGTCAGATTTGCAGATCaaggggtcagactgggctgccagggcaccgggaaaaaaccaggTGGGCCCAGACCTGATTCCCACAGGGTACTCCCTCCAGTCACCGGTCTCCCTTCCCTGACGTGCTGAAGGTACTTTTACAACAGCCCcagagggccctgcaccccccagtccaaccctgattataTAACATCCAGGCCCAGActcagggattcaaaataggttctgccatttcaagtacacagaggtccaataTTATTGAGGAAAATATTATTAATTGTGCTTTCATTGAGTTTTGGGGGCAAAACTGTGGCACAGGAACCCATGATCCTCTGGGGTCATTACTGTAAGTACGGTATAATTATACTTATGGTTTCAgtacttcattttgtattttttgaaaatgtttccttCCTCCCCTACCGCTTCCTGGCCTACAGCAAATGCTCCCTCGGCtgtttgggtcactgaccctgaggAAGGGAGGTGGGGGCCGGCCAAAATGTTGTGCCTGCCGGGACTATTTCTATAGTGGGCACTTGTTTAAAATGACATTCTTATTACCCATAAGGtaattgttattaacatttatatgaaatgCAATCAATGTtatatttatggggggggggcttggtctCTCAACTCACAAATGGAGCACCAAGACCTGTGGCAATTTAAATGCACCAAaaagcaatgtgcaaagtgcataacaagtacaggtatgggacctgttatccagaatgctcggataagggatctctccgtaatttggatctccataatttgtctgctaaaaattatttaaatattgaataaacccaatagacttgttttgcccccaataatgggtaattatatcttagttgggatcaagtacaggtactgttttattattacagagaaaagggaatcatttaaccattaaataaacccaataggactgttctgccccaataaggggtaattatatcttagttgggatcaagtacaggtactgttttattattacagagaaaagggaatcatttaaccattaaataaacccaatagggctgttctgccccaataaggggtaattatatcttagttgggatcaagtacaggtactgttttattattacagagaaaagggaatcatttaaccattaaataaacccaatagggctgttctgcccccaataaggggtaattatatcttagttgggatcaagtacaggtactgttttattattacagagaaaagggaatcatttaaccattaaataaacccaatagggctgttctgcccccaataaggggtaattatatcttagttgggatcaagtacaggtactgttttattattacagagaaaagggaatcatttaaccatgaaataaacccaatagggctgttctacccccaataaggggtaattatatcttagttgggatcaagtacaggtactgttttattattacagagaaaagggaatcatttaaccatgaaataaacccaatagggctgttgtacccccaataaggggtaattatatcttagttgggatcaagtacaggtactgttttattattacaaagaaaagggaatcatttaaccattaaataaacccaatagggctgttctgcccccaataaggggtaattatatcttagttgggatcaagtacaggtactgttttattattacagagaaaagggaataatttaaccattaaataaacccaatagggctgttctgccccaataaggggtaattatatcttagttgggatcaagtacaggtactgttttattattacagagaaaagggaatcatttaaccattaaataaacccaatagggctgttctgcccccaataaggggtaattatatcttagttgggatcaagtacaggtactgttttattattacagagaaaagggaatcatttaaccatgaaataaacccaatagggctgttctacccccaataaggggtaattatatcttagttgggatcaagtacaggtactgttttattattacagagaaaagggaatcatttaaccatgaaataaacccaatagggctgttgtacccccaataaggggtaattatatcttagttgggatcaagtacaggtactgttttattattacagagaaaagggaatcatttaaccatgaaataaacccaatagggctgttctgccccaataaggggtaattatatcttagttgggatcaagtacaggtactgttttattattacagagaaaagggaatcatgtaaccattaaataaacccaatagggctgttctgccccaataaggggtaattatatcttagttgggatcaagtacaggtactgttttattattacagagaaaagggaatcatttaaccattaaataaacccaatagggctgttctgccccaataaggggtaattatatcttagttgggatcaagtacaggtactgttttattattacagagaaaatggaatcatttaaccattaaataaacccaatagggctgttctgcccccaataaggggtaattatatcttagttgggatcaagtacaggtactgttttattattgtgtgggactcactgatcacctgacaggaaataatgcaggaagCAGTATGGGAGTCACAGAGACGCATCCATCCATTTGTTGTCTGATGTAGCCCAtcatgtatgtgtgccattggTTGTGTGAGCCAGAGGGACtcgcttaaaggggaaatatacccccGTTTTGACATGAGCTTATGTCAAAAAAGTTCAGTGTTCCTCCCCCAAAACAAGAGCACCGCTCGTTTTATGATTTATTACCCACTAATGCAATTCAAattcatacattttaaaatggagAGAATAACAATGACCCAGAGGTTAATTA from Xenopus tropicalis strain Nigerian chromosome 8, UCB_Xtro_10.0, whole genome shotgun sequence encodes:
- the LOC116406760 gene encoding histo-blood group ABO system transferase-like isoform X2, with product MWPEKCQFSFGKKTLYFSSLAVAALVVLGWYSYFPETSSYWHSRYIFSCKAKMVYPKPETLKPPRTNVLSVSPWLAPIVWEGNFNIDILNELFRQENVRIGLTVFAIKKYIRFLKTFIETAEKFFMVGYPVNYYIFTDLVGNVTNFNMTVGPRKQLIFLEVPSYKRWQDVTMRRMQMIRDFTKQRFASEVDYLVCVDVDMRFQDHVGVEILSDVFGTLHPAFFVKGRDKFTFERRPESQAYIPEDEGDFYYAGGYFGGKVEEVYKLTNHCHHAMLTDKANNIEAIWHDESYLNNYFLYYKKPTKILSPEYLWNERDGTAFYLRKRRLISLHKNADEVRN
- the LOC116406760 gene encoding histo-blood group ABO system transferase-like isoform X1, producing the protein MWPEKCQFSFGKKTLYFSSLAVAALVVLGWYSYFPETSSYWHSRYIFSCKANSEGSDYFSSSPDNVNVIHLKRMVYPKPETLKPPRTNVLSVSPWLAPIVWEGNFNIDILNELFRQENVRIGLTVFAIKKYIRFLKTFIETAEKFFMVGYPVNYYIFTDLVGNVTNFNMTVGPRKQLIFLEVPSYKRWQDVTMRRMQMIRDFTKQRFASEVDYLVCVDVDMRFQDHVGVEILSDVFGTLHPAFFVKGRDKFTFERRPESQAYIPEDEGDFYYAGGYFGGKVEEVYKLTNHCHHAMLTDKANNIEAIWHDESYLNNYFLYYKKPTKILSPEYLWNERDGTAFYLRKRRLISLHKNADEVRN
- the LOC116406760 gene encoding histo-blood group ABO system transferase-like isoform X3 translates to MWPEKCQFSFGKKTLYFSSLAVAALVVLGWYSYFPETSSYWHSRYIFSCKANSEGSDYFSSSPDNVNVIHLKRMVYPKPETLKPPYIRFLKTFIETAEKFFMVGYPVNYYIFTDLVGNVTNFNMTVGPRKQLIFLEVPSYKRWQDVTMRRMQMIRDFTKQRFASEVDYLVCVDVDMRFQDHVGVEILSDVFGTLHPAFFVKGRDKFTFERRPESQAYIPEDEGDFYYAGGYFGGKVEEVYKLTNHCHHAMLTDKANNIEAIWHDESYLNNYFLYYKKPTKILSPEYLWNERDGTAFYLRKRRLISLHKNADEVRN